A single region of the Streptomyces sp. NBC_01803 genome encodes:
- a CDS encoding DEAD/DEAH box helicase yields MTASPATPAQTSALTGCAAVFLPADPPRASRVAFWHPDGSRPAAGQLPGEELTVALPEPDGSVRARTVPAVVLPMRDALPVLTRARAADAGGAAACWGAAAVLALQLAARGRLLPGLTTTDHDAWRLGPLDAADAGRLRELAAAMPPHAHAVPLPEPADDGGLLLPRPETLLRAFLDAVADTLPRTPAAALAAGGPAWADRAPRRLPAQRPWAEGVAAGHDAGVRLSLRVEADPAGPGTDGVTGATGPRFRAVVQLHSLSDPTAVADAAEVWAGTSPAVGAFGPRARTDALLTLRRAAAAWEPLTPLLSAAVPDAVDLADEDVSSLLGAPVTRALAAAGVQVHWPRHLVRGLTARAVVGGDGTPDGEAPGARPESALPSLLTPGALFAFDWRFAVGDTELTREELDRLAEAGRPVVRLRDQWVLVAPEEVRRALDRRDRRIGALDGLGAALTGTAEVDGELVEVAVSGRLRALRDRLTDPEQAGPEPVPQPAALTATLRDYQLRGLNWLHRMTSLGLGGCLADDMGLGKTITLIALHLHRQLDPATAGPTLVVCPASLLGNWQREFAAFAPGTPVRRYHGAARDLTGLAGDEVVVTTYGTMRVDADRLAGAAAWSLVVADEAQHVKNPFSATARRLRAIPGRARVALTGTPVENNLSELWAILDWTTPGLLGRLGTFRSRFADAVESGADPGAAERLARLIRPFLLRRRKSDPGIAPELPPKTETDRPVALTAEQAGLYEAVVREGLDAVSGTAGFARRGLVVKLLTSLKQICNHPAQFLKEDDPRLPGRSGKLELFDELLDSILAEGASVLVFTQYVRMARLLERHLTARGVPGLLLHGGTPVPRREEMVRSFSAGEVPVFLLSLKAAGTGLNLTRAEHVVHFDRWWNPAVEAQATDRAYRIGQDRPVQVHRLIAEGTIEDRVAALLERKRALAESVLGAGEAALSELSDTELADLVALRGADRPGSER; encoded by the coding sequence GTGACAGCGAGCCCGGCCACCCCCGCCCAGACATCCGCCCTCACCGGCTGCGCCGCCGTCTTCCTGCCCGCCGATCCGCCCCGCGCCTCCCGGGTCGCCTTCTGGCACCCCGACGGCTCCCGGCCGGCGGCGGGCCAACTGCCCGGCGAGGAGCTGACCGTGGCGCTCCCCGAGCCGGACGGCTCGGTACGGGCCCGCACGGTCCCGGCCGTCGTACTGCCGATGCGCGACGCCCTGCCCGTGCTGACCAGGGCCCGTGCCGCGGACGCCGGGGGCGCGGCGGCCTGCTGGGGCGCCGCCGCCGTGCTCGCCCTTCAACTGGCAGCTCGCGGACGGCTGTTGCCGGGCCTGACCACGACCGACCACGACGCCTGGCGGCTCGGCCCGCTGGACGCCGCCGACGCCGGACGGCTGCGGGAGCTGGCCGCCGCGATGCCGCCGCACGCCCACGCCGTTCCGCTGCCCGAACCGGCCGACGACGGCGGTCTGTTGCTCCCCCGGCCCGAGACGCTGCTGCGCGCGTTCCTCGACGCGGTCGCCGACACGCTGCCGCGCACCCCCGCCGCCGCGCTCGCCGCGGGCGGCCCGGCCTGGGCCGACCGGGCCCCGCGCCGCCTGCCCGCGCAGCGCCCCTGGGCCGAGGGGGTGGCCGCCGGGCACGACGCGGGCGTCCGTCTGTCGCTGCGCGTCGAGGCGGACCCGGCCGGGCCCGGGACGGACGGCGTCACCGGGGCGACGGGACCGAGGTTCCGCGCGGTGGTCCAGCTCCACAGCCTCAGCGACCCGACCGCCGTCGCGGACGCCGCCGAGGTGTGGGCGGGCACCTCGCCGGCGGTCGGCGCGTTCGGGCCGCGCGCCCGCACCGACGCGCTGCTGACGCTGCGCCGCGCCGCCGCCGCCTGGGAGCCGCTGACGCCGCTGCTGTCGGCCGCCGTGCCGGACGCCGTCGACCTCGCCGACGAGGACGTCTCCAGTCTCCTCGGCGCACCGGTCACCCGGGCGCTGGCGGCGGCCGGCGTCCAGGTGCACTGGCCGCGCCACCTGGTCCGCGGCCTCACCGCCCGCGCGGTCGTCGGCGGGGACGGGACACCGGACGGAGAGGCTCCCGGGGCCCGGCCGGAGTCCGCGTTGCCGTCCCTCCTGACCCCCGGCGCGCTGTTCGCGTTCGACTGGCGCTTCGCGGTGGGCGACACGGAGCTCACCCGCGAGGAGCTCGACCGGCTCGCCGAGGCCGGACGGCCCGTGGTGCGGCTGCGCGACCAGTGGGTGCTGGTGGCGCCCGAGGAGGTGCGCCGCGCCCTCGACCGGCGGGACCGCCGAATCGGCGCCCTGGACGGGCTCGGCGCCGCCCTCACCGGCACCGCCGAGGTGGACGGCGAACTGGTGGAGGTGGCCGTCTCCGGCCGGCTGCGCGCGTTGCGCGACCGGCTCACCGATCCCGAACAGGCCGGCCCTGAGCCCGTGCCGCAGCCCGCCGCGCTCACCGCTACCCTGCGCGACTACCAGCTGCGCGGACTGAACTGGCTGCACCGCATGACCTCGCTCGGACTCGGCGGCTGCCTCGCCGACGACATGGGCCTGGGCAAGACCATCACGCTCATCGCCCTCCACCTGCACCGGCAGCTCGACCCCGCCACCGCCGGACCCACGCTGGTCGTCTGCCCGGCATCACTCCTGGGCAACTGGCAACGGGAGTTCGCCGCGTTCGCCCCCGGCACGCCCGTACGCCGCTACCACGGCGCGGCCCGCGACCTGACCGGCCTGGCCGGCGACGAGGTCGTGGTCACCACCTACGGCACGATGCGCGTCGACGCCGACCGCCTCGCCGGGGCCGCCGCCTGGTCCCTGGTCGTGGCCGACGAGGCGCAGCACGTCAAGAACCCCTTCTCCGCGACGGCCCGGCGGCTGCGCGCCATCCCCGGCCGCGCCCGGGTCGCCCTGACCGGTACCCCGGTGGAGAACAACCTCTCCGAGCTGTGGGCCATCCTCGACTGGACCACCCCCGGCCTGCTGGGCCGCCTCGGCACGTTCCGCTCCCGCTTCGCGGACGCCGTCGAGTCCGGTGCCGACCCCGGCGCCGCCGAGCGGCTCGCGCGCCTGATCCGGCCGTTCCTGCTGCGCCGCCGCAAATCCGATCCGGGCATCGCGCCCGAGCTGCCGCCGAAGACCGAGACCGACCGCCCCGTCGCCCTGACCGCCGAGCAGGCCGGGCTCTACGAAGCGGTGGTCCGCGAGGGTCTCGACGCCGTCTCGGGCACCGCCGGCTTCGCCCGGCGTGGCCTGGTGGTCAAGCTGCTGACCTCGCTGAAGCAGATCTGCAACCACCCGGCGCAGTTCCTCAAGGAGGACGATCCCCGGCTGCCGGGGCGTTCGGGGAAGCTGGAGCTGTTCGACGAGCTGCTGGACTCGATCCTGGCCGAGGGCGCGAGCGTGCTGGTCTTCACCCAGTACGTCCGGATGGCCCGCCTGCTGGAGCGGCATCTGACCGCGCGCGGGGTGCCCGGCCTGCTGCTGCACGGCGGCACGCCGGTGCCGCGCCGGGAGGAGATGGTCCGGAGCTTCTCGGCCGGTGAGGTCCCGGTCTTCCTGCTGTCGCTCAAGGCGGCGGGCACCGGTCTCAACCTCACCCGCGCCGAGCACGTCGTGCACTTCGACCGCTGGTGGAACCCGGCCGTCGAGGCGCAGGCCACCGACCGCGCCTACCGGATTGGCCAGGACCGGCCCGTGCAGGTGCACCGACTGATCGCCGAGGGCACGATCGAGGACCGCGTCGCCGCCCTGCTGGAGCGGAAACGCGCCCTGGCCGAGTCGGTGCTCGGCGCCGGCGAGGCCGCCCTGAGCGAGCTGTCCGACACCGAGCTCGCCGACCTCGTGGCCCTGCGCGGCGCCGACCGTCCGGGGAGCGAGCGATGA
- a CDS encoding SWF or SNF family helicase: MNRATGNDELVLAALPPARGRGFAATWWGQRWLKALEDAALDGDRIRQGRRHARAGAVGAVSVRPGRLTAVVRAADGTGHRADVLLRRLTGPEWDRLLNTVAGEAGHLAALLDRDMPARLVEDAAAAGVDLLPGIGDLEPSCECGEWDHCAHTAALCYQVARLLDADPFLLLLLRGRAERELTDELQRRSAARAEPGRERPGHPPLPAGVRAVDAYARAGTLPPLPFPPPAVAEPGTGPALSGGAGPADGLDTAALEFLVADTALRARRLLAEALAPGHATAPVPVPLGRWEDAVRMAAGRPPERVAGRLAEGCGRPARDLRVAVRAWECGGRAALAALEDTAGDAPARAADLLATAWSGEESRPVLRRSGARWTVVGEAVQLRCDADGRWWPFRRTGGRWWPAGPAETDPAAALAAARGDGATAGPPGTVARRGTDRQTRSASTG; the protein is encoded by the coding sequence ATGAACCGTGCAACGGGGAACGATGAGCTGGTCCTCGCCGCCCTGCCACCCGCGCGCGGGCGCGGGTTCGCGGCCACCTGGTGGGGACAGCGGTGGCTGAAGGCGCTGGAGGACGCCGCGCTGGACGGCGACCGGATCCGGCAGGGGCGGCGGCACGCCCGGGCGGGAGCGGTCGGCGCCGTCTCCGTCCGGCCGGGGCGGCTCACCGCCGTGGTCCGGGCCGCCGACGGCACGGGGCACCGCGCCGACGTGCTGCTGCGGCGGCTGACCGGGCCGGAGTGGGACCGGCTGCTGAACACCGTCGCCGGCGAGGCCGGGCACCTCGCGGCGCTGCTGGACCGGGACATGCCCGCGCGTCTGGTCGAGGACGCGGCGGCGGCCGGCGTCGACCTGCTGCCGGGCATCGGCGACCTGGAGCCGTCCTGCGAGTGCGGCGAGTGGGACCACTGCGCGCACACCGCCGCGCTGTGCTACCAGGTGGCCCGGCTGCTGGACGCCGATCCGTTCTTGTTGCTGCTGCTGCGCGGGCGCGCGGAGCGCGAGCTGACCGACGAGCTGCAACGGCGCAGCGCCGCCCGCGCGGAGCCGGGGCGTGAGCGCCCCGGGCACCCACCACTGCCCGCCGGAGTGCGCGCTGTCGACGCCTACGCACGCGCCGGGACGCTCCCGCCGCTGCCGTTCCCGCCGCCCGCCGTGGCCGAGCCGGGCACCGGGCCCGCGCTGTCCGGCGGCGCCGGACCGGCGGACGGACTGGACACCGCGGCGCTGGAGTTCCTGGTCGCGGACACCGCCCTCCGGGCCAGGCGGCTGCTCGCCGAGGCCCTCGCCCCGGGCCACGCCACCGCCCCGGTGCCTGTCCCGCTCGGCCGGTGGGAAGACGCGGTGCGGATGGCCGCCGGCCGTCCCCCGGAGCGTGTGGCCGGGCGGCTGGCCGAGGGCTGCGGGCGCCCCGCGCGCGATCTGCGTGTCGCCGTGCGGGCCTGGGAGTGCGGCGGCCGGGCAGCGCTGGCCGCGCTGGAGGACACGGCCGGGGACGCGCCCGCGCGGGCCGCCGACCTGCTCGCCACGGCCTGGTCCGGCGAGGAGTCCCGGCCGGTGCTGCGTCGCTCCGGCGCCCGCTGGACGGTCGTGGGCGAGGCGGTCCAGCTCCGCTGCGACGCGGACGGCCGCTGGTGGCCCTTCCGCAGGACGGGCGGACGGTGGTGGCCGGCGGGTCCCGCGGAGACGGACCCGGCCGCCGCCCTGGCCGCCGCGCGGGGCGACGGAGCGACGGCCGGGCCGCCGGGAACGGTGGCGCGGAGGGGGACTGACCGTCAGACCAGGTCCGCCAGCACCGGGTAG
- a CDS encoding SGNH/GDSL hydrolase family protein, which yields MKVRRSLAVAATAAVAVGVSALGPTPASAQETSGAAVEYVALGDSYSAGVGAGGYDSASGDCKRSAAAYPELWAEANAPASFDFTACFAARTTDVIDSQLGPLDADTTLVTLSVGGNDIGFADTMETCVLQGTSACLSAVAAADSAVTDTLPGRLDTVYDAIRAEAPAARVVVFGYPRLYELGGSCSTGLSEESRAALNDASDHLNDVTAQRAADHGFTYADVRPTFTGHEICSGDEWLHSVNWLSPSESYHPTAEGQSGGYYPVLADLV from the coding sequence ATGAAAGTGCGCCGTTCGCTGGCGGTGGCCGCCACCGCGGCCGTCGCGGTCGGCGTGTCCGCCCTCGGACCCACCCCGGCCTCGGCACAGGAGACCTCCGGCGCCGCCGTCGAGTACGTCGCCCTGGGCGATTCGTACTCGGCCGGTGTCGGCGCCGGCGGCTACGACAGCGCCAGCGGTGACTGCAAGCGCAGCGCCGCCGCGTACCCGGAGCTGTGGGCCGAGGCCAACGCCCCCGCGTCCTTCGACTTCACCGCCTGCTTCGCCGCCCGGACCACCGATGTCATCGACAGCCAGCTCGGCCCGCTGGACGCGGACACCACTCTCGTCACCCTCAGCGTCGGCGGCAACGACATCGGCTTCGCCGACACCATGGAGACCTGCGTGCTCCAGGGCACCAGCGCCTGCCTGTCGGCCGTCGCCGCCGCCGACTCGGCCGTCACCGACACCCTGCCCGGCCGGCTCGACACCGTCTACGACGCCATCCGGGCCGAGGCCCCCGCCGCCCGTGTCGTGGTGTTCGGCTACCCCCGCCTGTACGAGCTGGGCGGAAGCTGCTCGACGGGCCTCAGCGAGGAGTCCCGGGCCGCCCTCAACGACGCCTCGGACCACCTCAACGACGTCACCGCCCAGCGGGCCGCCGACCACGGCTTCACCTATGCGGACGTGCGGCCGACGTTCACCGGGCACGAGATCTGCTCGGGCGACGAGTGGCTGCACAGCGTCAACTGGCTCTCCCCCTCCGAGTCCTACCACCCGACCGCCGAGGGCCAGTCCGGCGGCTACTACCCGGTGCTGGCGGACCTGGTCTGA
- a CDS encoding SAM-dependent methyltransferase, with protein sequence MSDEGYTEGFTAEQIDTSRPHPARMYDYYLGGQDNYEVDRAAAERVIELLPDIGAAARENRGFLRRATAAVARRGIRQIIDIGTGIPTSPNTHEVARSVDPDVRVTYVDNDPIVSAYAGAKLVNDGGAAFALADLRDPASILGHPAVTRLIDFGEPVALMLVATLHFIEDADDPAGLVAALTKPLSPGSCLVLSHGTPDFHDAAQLRAVSDVYRDATASLTLRPRAQVLEFFTGFDLIDPPGLVQPPFWQPETPVPDDPVLRGLGFYCGVGVKR encoded by the coding sequence GTGAGCGACGAGGGATACACCGAAGGATTCACCGCCGAGCAGATCGACACCAGCAGGCCCCATCCGGCGCGGATGTACGACTACTACCTGGGCGGCCAGGACAACTACGAGGTGGACCGCGCCGCCGCCGAGCGCGTCATCGAGCTGCTGCCGGACATCGGAGCGGCGGCACGGGAGAACCGCGGCTTCCTGCGCCGCGCCACCGCCGCCGTCGCCCGGCGCGGGATACGCCAGATCATCGACATCGGCACCGGGATACCGACCTCGCCCAACACCCACGAGGTGGCCCGGTCGGTCGACCCCGATGTGCGGGTGACGTACGTCGACAACGACCCGATCGTCAGCGCCTACGCCGGCGCCAAGCTGGTCAACGACGGCGGCGCGGCGTTCGCCCTCGCCGATCTGCGCGATCCCGCGTCGATTCTCGGCCACCCCGCCGTCACGCGGCTGATCGACTTCGGCGAGCCGGTGGCGCTGATGCTCGTGGCCACCCTGCACTTCATCGAGGACGCCGACGACCCGGCGGGCCTCGTCGCCGCCCTCACCAAGCCGCTGTCGCCCGGGAGCTGTCTGGTGCTCAGCCACGGCACTCCGGACTTCCACGACGCCGCCCAGTTGCGCGCCGTCAGCGACGTGTACCGGGACGCCACCGCCTCGCTCACGCTGCGACCGCGTGCCCAGGTGCTGGAGTTCTTCACCGGGTTCGACCTCATCGACCCGCCCGGTCTGGTGCAGCCGCCGTTCTGGCAGCCGGAGACGCCCGTGCCGGACGACCCGGTGCTGCGCGGGCTCGGGTTCTACTGCGGGGTCGGGGTGAAGCGCTGA
- a CDS encoding DUF397 domain-containing protein, with protein sequence MDRIYNGMPAKQLGTEGWHKPWSGGNGGSCVEAMRLRDGRVALRQSADPDGPALICSHHEIERFIQGVKSGEADFLLV encoded by the coding sequence ATGGATCGCATTTACAACGGCATGCCCGCCAAGCAGCTCGGCACCGAGGGCTGGCACAAGCCCTGGAGCGGCGGCAACGGCGGGAGCTGTGTCGAGGCGATGCGACTGCGGGACGGCCGCGTGGCGCTGCGCCAGTCGGCCGACCCGGACGGCCCCGCGCTGATCTGTTCGCATCACGAGATCGAGAGGTTCATCCAGGGAGTGAAGTCCGGAGAGGCGGACTTCCTCCTCGTCTGA
- a CDS encoding helix-turn-helix domain-containing protein codes for MAVGPAGGAATVLRLVLGKRLQDLREAAGLSFEEAARSLDVTHATIRRMEKAQVGLKVPYVEKLLRIYGVTGQREIDGFLGLVREANQPGWWHRYRDVLPEWFSAFVSLEAEADQIRAYEPHYIPGLLQTEAYATTVLRAGMPHAPAGEIERLVALRLTRQELLVRKQPPLLWIVMDETVLRRPIGRPHVMRAQISRLIEAATTMPQVRLQVMPFAAGPHPAMYGPFHLFRFPLPELSDIACVESLVGAAYFDQRDDVSAFREALDRMCAQAAPVNRTEAILGAIRKEI; via the coding sequence GTGGCGGTTGGACCGGCGGGCGGCGCGGCGACGGTGCTGCGACTCGTGCTGGGCAAGCGGCTCCAGGACCTCCGGGAGGCCGCGGGGCTCTCCTTCGAGGAAGCGGCCAGGTCGCTGGACGTCACGCACGCCACCATCCGGCGGATGGAGAAGGCACAGGTGGGCCTCAAGGTCCCCTACGTCGAGAAGCTCCTGCGCATCTATGGCGTGACCGGCCAGCGGGAGATCGACGGCTTTCTCGGCCTGGTGCGCGAGGCCAACCAGCCCGGCTGGTGGCACCGGTACCGGGATGTCCTGCCCGAGTGGTTCAGCGCGTTCGTCAGTCTGGAGGCCGAGGCCGACCAGATCCGGGCATATGAGCCGCACTACATCCCCGGGCTGTTGCAGACCGAGGCGTATGCCACGACGGTGCTCCGCGCCGGAATGCCGCACGCCCCGGCCGGCGAGATCGAGCGGCTGGTGGCGCTGCGCCTCACGCGCCAGGAGTTGCTGGTCCGCAAGCAGCCGCCCCTGCTGTGGATCGTCATGGACGAGACGGTCCTGCGCCGGCCGATCGGCCGGCCGCATGTCATGCGCGCCCAGATCTCCCGGCTGATCGAGGCCGCCACCACGATGCCGCAGGTGCGGCTTCAGGTCATGCCGTTCGCCGCGGGGCCCCATCCGGCGATGTACGGGCCCTTCCACCTCTTCCGGTTCCCCCTTCCCGAACTGTCCGACATCGCCTGCGTGGAGAGCCTCGTCGGCGCGGCGTACTTCGACCAGCGCGACGACGTGTCGGCGTTCCGGGAAGCCCTGGACCGGATGTGCGCGCAAGCCGCGCCAGTGAACCGCACCGAGGCCATCCTCGGTGCCATTCGCAAGGAGATCTGA
- a CDS encoding ATP-binding protein — protein sequence MAFSSHAQSPGRDRTAVLTDERLRFALPAVDASTSEARRRTRLKLAEWRTPDETCDDAQLVMSELVTNALRHTGSHTVVCELRLLGGLLRIAVTGDGMGPQEPPRPAAEEDESGRGLFLVRALATVWGVRPREGGRGHVVWADLPLTPEDRGEG from the coding sequence GTGGCCTTCTCCTCGCACGCTCAGTCACCCGGACGGGACCGGACCGCTGTTCTGACGGACGAGCGGCTCCGCTTCGCCCTACCCGCCGTCGACGCCTCGACCTCCGAGGCCCGAAGACGCACGCGCCTGAAGCTGGCGGAGTGGCGGACGCCGGACGAGACCTGCGACGACGCCCAGCTGGTGATGTCGGAGCTGGTCACCAACGCGCTGCGGCACACCGGGAGTCACACCGTCGTCTGCGAACTGCGCCTGCTGGGCGGCCTGTTGCGCATCGCGGTGACCGGCGACGGGATGGGGCCCCAGGAGCCGCCGAGACCGGCGGCCGAGGAGGACGAGAGCGGTCGCGGGCTGTTCCTGGTCCGCGCGCTGGCGACGGTGTGGGGCGTGCGTCCGCGCGAGGGCGGCCGGGGGCATGTGGTCTGGGCGGACCTGCCCCTGACGCCGGAGGACCGCGGGGAGGGCTGA
- a CDS encoding YbaK/EbsC family protein: protein MTASATAHPRFAAALTRLGLDDIEIRAFPEATRTAAQAADAIGCKVNQIVKSLVFEADKDPVLVLMNGASLVDTDLVAAVLGAESVRRAPAEVVRSATGYAIGGIPPFGHVTGMRALADRGLLAHDTVWAAAGTPHTVFPLAPGALIAHAGAEIADVARIPG, encoded by the coding sequence ATGACCGCGTCCGCCACCGCACATCCCCGGTTCGCCGCCGCCCTGACTCGCCTGGGGCTGGACGACATCGAGATCCGCGCCTTCCCGGAGGCGACCCGGACGGCCGCGCAGGCGGCCGACGCGATCGGATGCAAGGTTAATCAAATAGTAAAGTCCCTGGTGTTCGAGGCGGATAAAGATCCGGTCCTGGTCCTGATGAACGGCGCCTCGCTGGTGGACACCGACCTGGTGGCGGCCGTGCTGGGCGCAGAGTCGGTGCGCAGGGCGCCCGCCGAGGTCGTCCGATCGGCCACCGGGTACGCCATCGGCGGCATCCCGCCGTTCGGGCATGTGACCGGCATGCGCGCGCTCGCCGACCGGGGGCTGCTGGCCCACGACACGGTCTGGGCGGCGGCCGGCACGCCCCACACGGTCTTCCCGCTCGCCCCCGGCGCACTGATCGCGCACGCCGGTGCCGAGATCGCGGACGTGGCCCGGATCCCCGGCTGA
- a CDS encoding TerC family protein, with the protein MDVSLTMWVLTVVVLSALIAVDFFFGRKPHEVTLREAGTWTVIWVVLAVLFGLGLLLVEGGTPSGEFFAGYVTEKSLSVDNLFVFVLIMTKFAVPTQYQARVLMVGVLIALVLRAGFIAAGAALIASFSWVFYIFGAFLIWTAWKLIKEARAEEPEEEYEENRFLKMVERRFPATDRYHGTRLFVRENGRRLITPMLIVMLAIGSTDILFALDSIPAIFGLTEDAYIVFTANAFALMGLRQLYFLIGGLLEKLVHLSYGLSVILGFIGVKLVLHALHESGVHTPEISTPVSLGVICAVLVVTTATSLYATRGERRADAAAPDARG; encoded by the coding sequence GTGGACGTCTCGTTGACCATGTGGGTGCTCACGGTGGTGGTGCTCAGCGCGCTCATCGCCGTGGATTTCTTCTTCGGGCGCAAGCCGCACGAGGTGACGCTCAGGGAGGCCGGGACGTGGACTGTCATCTGGGTCGTGCTCGCCGTGCTGTTCGGCCTCGGGCTGCTGCTCGTGGAGGGCGGCACCCCGTCCGGTGAGTTCTTCGCGGGGTATGTCACGGAGAAGTCCCTCAGCGTGGACAACCTGTTCGTCTTCGTGCTGATCATGACCAAGTTCGCCGTGCCCACGCAGTATCAGGCCAGGGTGCTGATGGTCGGTGTGCTCATCGCGCTGGTGCTGCGCGCCGGCTTCATCGCCGCGGGCGCCGCGCTGATCGCGAGCTTCTCCTGGGTGTTCTACATCTTCGGCGCCTTCCTCATCTGGACCGCGTGGAAGCTCATCAAGGAGGCCCGGGCCGAGGAGCCCGAGGAGGAGTACGAGGAGAACCGCTTCCTGAAGATGGTCGAGCGCCGCTTCCCCGCCACCGACCGGTATCACGGCACCAGACTGTTCGTGCGGGAGAACGGCCGCCGTCTCATCACCCCCATGCTGATCGTGATGCTGGCGATCGGCAGCACCGACATCCTCTTCGCCCTGGACTCGATCCCGGCCATCTTCGGCCTGACCGAGGACGCCTACATCGTGTTCACCGCCAACGCCTTCGCGCTGATGGGCCTGCGCCAGCTGTACTTCCTGATCGGCGGCCTGCTGGAGAAGCTGGTGCACCTGTCGTACGGGCTGTCCGTCATTCTCGGCTTCATCGGCGTCAAGCTCGTCCTGCATGCCCTGCACGAATCGGGTGTGCACACCCCCGAGATCAGCACGCCCGTCTCACTGGGCGTCATATGCGCCGTGCTGGTGGTCACCACCGCCACCAGCCTGTACGCGACGCGCGGGGAGCGGCGGGCGGACGCGGCGGCACCGGACGCGCGGGGCTAG
- a CDS encoding SGM_3592 family protein has translation MGTEPTGRDDPKGDEWDDIVLDESFVRGAEVREPAARTRMLSERWKNGAPAPQPWRSDEPPAGWIYGSGRRSRSGGPKKRRWFRRKGKDGSGE, from the coding sequence ATGGGCACGGAGCCGACGGGCCGGGACGACCCGAAGGGCGACGAGTGGGACGACATCGTGCTGGACGAGAGCTTCGTGCGCGGTGCCGAGGTGCGGGAGCCGGCGGCCAGGACCCGCATGCTGAGCGAGCGCTGGAAGAACGGCGCGCCCGCCCCCCAGCCATGGCGTTCCGACGAGCCGCCCGCCGGATGGATATACGGCTCGGGGCGGCGGAGCCGGTCCGGCGGGCCGAAGAAGCGCCGATGGTTCCGCCGGAAGGGCAAAGACGGCAGCGGGGAGTGA
- a CDS encoding ROK family protein produces the protein MGTSRDIRTANRYRLVRQAIAESPVSRPRLAAATGLSLATVATLVGELLDHGLLVNAGFEDSGGGRPRGLLAVNPRGGALIGVDVAETHVHVEVVDLALRVLARGHEELRRGERAPVRVAGRIAAAVRSAAARAAAEPRVLGVGVSVPGMVDRDGAVSVFAADWGWHDVPLLGLLAERVPYRLHLDTPLRACLVAELWFGAARGRDDAVVVSLDTGVGVGLALGGTPHRGASNSAGEWGHTTLVLDGRPCLCGRRGCVESYIGAPGIMRNLRETSPDSPLLAPGDVAATLARLARGCVEGDPVADQVLRGTAGYLGAALADLVNLLNPEVIVLTGWVARRLGPPLLELAREAVARHALRRPLAATEIVLSPLPATPVSLGAATFALEGALASLGRPRR, from the coding sequence GTGGGCACCTCGCGCGACATCCGCACGGCGAACCGCTACCGCCTCGTCCGGCAGGCCATCGCGGAGTCCCCGGTCTCCCGCCCCCGGCTGGCGGCGGCGACCGGGCTCAGCCTGGCGACCGTCGCCACGCTGGTGGGCGAGCTTCTGGACCACGGCTTGCTCGTCAACGCCGGCTTCGAGGACTCGGGCGGCGGCCGGCCGCGCGGCCTGCTCGCGGTCAACCCGCGCGGTGGGGCGCTGATCGGCGTGGACGTCGCCGAGACCCATGTGCACGTGGAGGTCGTCGACCTGGCGCTGCGTGTCCTGGCGCGCGGCCACGAGGAGCTGCGGCGCGGCGAGCGCGCCCCGGTCCGAGTGGCCGGCCGGATCGCCGCCGCCGTGCGGTCGGCGGCGGCCCGGGCGGCGGCCGAGCCACGGGTGCTGGGCGTCGGCGTCAGCGTGCCGGGCATGGTGGACCGCGACGGCGCGGTGTCCGTCTTCGCCGCCGACTGGGGCTGGCACGACGTGCCGCTGCTCGGGCTGCTGGCCGAGCGCGTTCCGTACCGGCTGCATCTGGACACCCCGCTGCGGGCCTGTCTGGTCGCCGAGCTCTGGTTCGGCGCGGCACGCGGCCGGGACGACGCGGTGGTGGTGAGCCTGGACACGGGCGTCGGCGTCGGGCTGGCCCTCGGCGGCACCCCGCACCGGGGGGCGTCCAACAGCGCGGGCGAGTGGGGGCACACCACGCTGGTGCTGGACGGCCGCCCCTGCCTCTGCGGCCGACGGGGCTGCGTCGAGTCGTACATCGGCGCGCCCGGCATCATGCGCAACCTGCGCGAGACGAGCCCGGACAGTCCGCTGCTCGCCCCGGGCGACGTGGCCGCCACCCTAGCCCGGCTGGCCCGGGGCTGCGTCGAGGGCGACCCGGTGGCCGACCAGGTGCTGCGGGGCACGGCGGGCTATCTCGGCGCTGCCCTCGCCGACCTGGTGAACCTGCTGAATCCCGAGGTCATCGTGCTCACCGGCTGGGTCGCCAGGCGGCTGGGTCCCCCGCTGCTGGAGCTGGCCCGCGAGGCGGTCGCCCGGCACGCGCTGCGCCGCCCGCTGGCCGCCACCGAGATCGTGCTCAGCCCGCTCCCCGCCACCCCCGTGAGCCTGGGCGCGGCCACCTTCGCCCTGGAGGGGGCACTTGCCTCGCTCGGTCGCCCCCGGCGCTGA